One genomic region from Spirosoma sp. KCTC 42546 encodes:
- a CDS encoding DUF3826 domain-containing protein, producing MIYRLKNLLVSSLLTLLVALTALGQDQTIESKEAAYTRVINERAARIVATLGLTDPQVAERVKTEIAQQYRSLNTIHESRKEALAGITEQTRKEAIEADASQKLTALHREYLAVLSHDLTAQQVDMVKDGMTYGVLPITYKGYQAMLPDLTDTQKAQILAYLTEARERAMDEGTSEKKHAQFGKYKGRINNYLSAAGIDMKKASKEWEERIAREKEAGKSKE from the coding sequence ATGATCTATAGGCTAAAAAATCTCTTAGTAAGCAGTCTCCTGACCCTGCTAGTTGCGCTTACTGCATTAGGGCAAGATCAGACAATAGAAAGTAAAGAAGCGGCTTATACACGAGTGATCAACGAGCGCGCGGCCAGGATTGTAGCTACCCTTGGCCTTACAGATCCGCAAGTTGCCGAGCGTGTAAAAACAGAAATTGCACAACAGTATCGAAGCCTGAATACCATCCATGAAAGCCGGAAAGAAGCCCTGGCAGGTATCACAGAGCAAACCCGGAAAGAAGCTATTGAAGCGGATGCCAGCCAGAAATTGACGGCTTTACATCGTGAGTATCTAGCGGTGCTTTCCCATGATTTAACGGCTCAGCAAGTAGACATGGTAAAAGATGGGATGACGTACGGGGTATTGCCCATTACATACAAAGGGTATCAGGCTATGTTGCCGGATTTAACGGACACCCAAAAAGCACAGATTCTCGCCTATCTGACAGAAGCGCGTGAGCGGGCCATGGACGAAGGCACATCGGAGAAAAAACATGCCCAATTTGGCAAGTATAAAGGACGGATCAATAACTACCTGTCGGCTGCCGGAATCGACATGAAAAAGGCGAGCAAAGAATGGGAAGAACGGATTGCCCGGGAGAAAGAAGCCGGAAAATCAAAGGAATGA
- a CDS encoding AraC family transcriptional regulator, producing MKPLFRKVTANLESSYTVRHNVLPHFKNIWHYHPELELHYILKGEGVRFIGDKISNFSPGEIVLVGENLPHTWRSNEEYFHNDPDLNIEVIVIQFLPDCLGEYLLKLPEAYLIPKLYERAKSGMVITGQTNEKLAELMHRAVDATNLDKLIILLSILKILSETNEYEMIVNGRAVFYQSNETDTLRLNNVCSYTLENYKKDITLEEISAISNLSVTSFCRYFKLMTNKTYYDFLIEIRISHACRALIEDKTPTEIICFDCGFNNVSNFYRHFKKVTGLTPLEYKRQYLKKGKVLA from the coding sequence ATGAAACCACTATTTCGAAAAGTAACTGCCAATCTGGAGAGTTCATATACGGTTCGACACAACGTCTTACCTCATTTTAAGAACATCTGGCATTACCATCCTGAACTTGAGTTGCACTATATTCTCAAAGGTGAAGGGGTTCGGTTTATTGGGGATAAGATCAGTAATTTCTCGCCCGGCGAAATCGTGTTGGTCGGCGAAAATTTACCGCATACCTGGCGTAGTAATGAGGAATATTTCCACAATGATCCAGACCTCAATATTGAAGTCATAGTTATTCAATTTCTGCCCGACTGTCTGGGTGAGTATCTATTGAAATTGCCCGAAGCTTATTTAATTCCAAAGCTGTATGAACGGGCAAAGAGTGGTATGGTCATAACGGGCCAAACAAACGAGAAACTAGCCGAACTCATGCATCGGGCCGTTGATGCCACAAACCTCGACAAGCTGATTATTCTATTGTCTATACTGAAGATACTCTCCGAAACGAATGAGTACGAGATGATTGTGAACGGGCGGGCGGTATTTTACCAATCCAACGAAACCGATACGCTCCGCCTGAACAACGTGTGCAGTTATACACTGGAGAATTACAAGAAGGATATTACCCTGGAAGAAATATCGGCCATCAGCAATCTGAGCGTTACCTCGTTTTGCCGGTATTTTAAATTAATGACAAATAAGACGTACTACGATTTCCTGATCGAAATCCGTATTAGTCATGCCTGCCGGGCACTCATAGAAGATAAAACACCCACCGAAATTATCTGTTTCGACTGCGGGTTCAATAACGTATCGAACTTTTACCGTCACTTCAAAAAAGTAACAGGCTTAACTCCGCTTGAGTACAAACGGCAATATTTGAAAAAGGGGAAGGTGCTGGCCTAG